In Mycetocola zhujimingii, one DNA window encodes the following:
- a CDS encoding ABC transporter ATP-binding protein, whose product MTATIAPEVVVSVENVTAGYLPGVNILNSANLTASKGELIGIIGPNGAGKSTLLKAIFGQVKVREGSIRLNGDDITGLKADKLVARGVGFVPQTNNVFQSLTIEENLQMGLFQKPKIYAERLEFVTGIFGELGKRLKQRAGSLSGGERQMVAMSRALMMDPAVLLLDEPSAGLSPVRQDDAFIRVSDINKAGVTTIMVEQNARRCLQICDRGYVLDQGTDAYTGTGRELLNDDKVIGLYLGTLGQDD is encoded by the coding sequence GTGACAGCAACAATCGCTCCGGAGGTCGTCGTCAGCGTGGAAAACGTGACGGCGGGATACCTGCCAGGCGTCAACATTCTCAACAGCGCCAACCTCACGGCATCCAAGGGTGAACTCATCGGCATCATTGGCCCGAACGGCGCCGGAAAGTCGACCCTTCTCAAGGCCATCTTCGGCCAGGTCAAGGTCCGTGAGGGGTCCATCCGGCTCAACGGCGACGACATCACCGGGCTCAAGGCCGACAAGCTCGTTGCCCGCGGTGTCGGCTTCGTGCCGCAGACGAACAACGTGTTTCAGAGTCTCACCATCGAAGAGAACCTGCAGATGGGCCTGTTCCAGAAGCCCAAAATCTACGCAGAGCGACTCGAGTTCGTCACCGGGATTTTCGGTGAGCTCGGCAAGCGGCTCAAGCAGCGGGCGGGTTCACTGTCCGGTGGTGAGCGCCAGATGGTCGCGATGTCGCGGGCGTTGATGATGGACCCTGCCGTGCTTCTTCTCGACGAGCCGAGCGCAGGCCTCTCCCCCGTCCGGCAGGACGATGCGTTCATCCGCGTTTCCGACATCAACAAGGCCGGGGTGACCACCATCATGGTCGAGCAGAATGCGCGCCGCTGCCTGCAGATCTGTGACCGTGGTTACGTTCTCGACCAGGGAACCGATGCATACACCGGGACCGGCCGCGAACTGCTGAACGATGACAAGGTGATCGGGCTGTACCTCGGCACGCTCGGCCAGGACGACTGA